A part of Liolophura sinensis isolate JHLJ2023 chromosome 1, CUHK_Ljap_v2, whole genome shotgun sequence genomic DNA contains:
- the LOC135461560 gene encoding methionine--tRNA ligase, cytoplasmic-like isoform X2, translated as MEWESSQLQPVLFPYLVSAIGHGKPDESLKTSLGQLIKKLDQQLHGKQFVVEGEITGADIVIWSSLYPALCPKGAFAGWESEFKSVKQWFDRLLQLPAFSTAVETVTKGKGVSAFKTSLLSQPVPLSLKSANSGLSAGVKAMSVVSTSHTGESQSIFGTKEATEAEVEAAIKTWEQGKKTCPKPLKIQHPILPQEGKRNILITSALPYVNNVPHLGNIIGCVLSADVFSRYCKLRNYNSLYICGTDEYGTATETKAMEEGITPQEICDKYNKLHKEIYEWFNIGFDYFGRTSTNQQTEIAQDIFWKLYNRQLIIKDSIEQLFCNICERFLADRFVEGTCPLCGYEDARGDQCDKCGKLINAVELKTPRCKMCSASPSVKSTQHLFLDLPKIEPELSRHLNRVFTSGTWTSNSKTITNSWIRDGLKPRCISRDLKWGTPVPLEGYTDKVFYVWFDAPIGYISITANYTDQWKKWWKNPNKVEMYNFLGKDNVPFHSVIFPCTLLGADDNYTVVSHMVATEYLNYEDGKFSKSRGVGVFGNHAKETGIPADVFRFYLLYVRPESQDSSFSWDDFQLKNNSELLNNLGNFINRGLMFLSNNFGGTVQEMVLTEEDQQLLALVNSELSTYVENMEQARLRDSIRNILSISRYGNQHMQYNKPWILVKGSSEEKSRAGTVVSLASNISALLSVLLRPYMPSVSVTIQEQLQLPDEAVIICDQFVCQLPPGHKIGKPSPLFQKIETATITELKKRFAGKPEVKNQQAAPTPVPSQAVNGPVNPAEVERLTEEVIKQGNIVRELKAQKKDKAEIDTAVSGLLQLKKQLALAQGQDPLELAAGAGKKRSKGKKK; from the exons ATGGAATGGGAATCCTCACAACTGCAG CCAGTATTATTTCCCTACCTTGTGAGTGCCATAGGACATGGTAAACCAGATGAGAGTCTGAAGACATCTTTAGGTCAGCTAATAAAGAAGCTTGACCAGCAACTTCATGGAAAACAATTTGTTGTTGAG ggggagataactggtGCTGATATAGTCATTTGGAGTTCACTGTACCCAGCTCTCTGCCCTAAGGGAGCTTTTGCAG GCTGGGagagtgagttcaagtcagtgAAACAGTGGTTTGACAGGCTCCTTCAGTTACCTGCATTTTCAACTGCAGTTGAAACAGTAACGAAAGGAAAAGGTGTTTCTGCATTCAAG ACATCACTTTTGTCCCAGCCTGTGCCCCTGAGCTTGAAATCTGCAAATTCTGGGTTGTCAGCAGGTGTTAAAGCCATGTCAGTGGTGTCAACATCCCACACTGGAGAATCACAG TCAATATTTGGGACCAAAGAAGCAACAGAAGCTGAAGTAGAGGCAGCCATCAAGACCTGGGAACAAGGGAAGAAAACTTGCCCAAAACCTCTGAAAATTCAACACCCAAT cTTACCTCAGGAAGGGAAGAGAAACATTTTGATCACAAGTGCTCTCCCTTATGTGAACAACGTTCCTCACCTTGGTAATATCATTGGTTGTGTTCTCAGTGCTGATGTTTTCTCCAG ATACTGTAAATTACGGAACTACAACTCACTGTATATCTGTGGAACAGATGAGTACGGAACAGCCACAGAGACAAAGGCCATGGAAGAGGGGATAACTCCGCAAGAAATCTGTGACAAATATAATAAGCTTCATAAGGAGATTTACGAGTGGTTCAACATTGGCTTTGATTATTTTGGCAGAACATCAACAAATCAGCAAACAGA gatTGCTCAGGATATATTCTGGAAGTTGTACAATAGACAACTGATTATAAAGGACAGCATTGAGCAGCTCTTCTGTAATATATGTGAAAG GTTTTTGGCTGACCGTTTTGTGGAAGGAACTTGCCCTTTATGTGGTTATGAAGATGCCAGGGGTGACCAGTGTGATAAATGTGGTAAACTGATCAATGCTGTGGAACTTAAGACACCCAGATGTAAGATGTGCAGCGCAAGTCCTTCAGTAAAATCTACACAGCATCTCTTCCTGGATTTGCCTAAG ATTGAGCCAGAATTGAGCAGACATCTTAATCGTGTATTCACATCTGGTACTTGGacttctaattccaagacaataACGAACTCTTGGATACGAGATGGTCTAAAGCCGCGGTGTATCAGTCGTGACCTCAAGTGGGGCACACCTGTGCCGCTGGAGGGATACACTGACAAG GTATTCTATGTGTGGTTTGATGCTCCTATTGGGTATATTTCCATCACAGCAAATTACACTGACCAGTGGAAAAAATGGTGGAAAAATCCAAACAAG GTAGAGATGTATAACTTCCTCGGGAAGGACAATGTGCCATTCCACAGTGTGATTTTCCCTTGTACCCTGCTAGGAGCGGACGATAACTACACAGTTGTCAGTCACATGGTTGCTACAG AGTATTTGAATTACGAGGATGGGAAATTCTCCAAGAGCAGAGGTGTGGGTGTGTTTGGGAATCATGCCAAAGAGACGGGAATACCTGCTGATGTCTTCAGGTTTTACCTGTTGTATGTACGCCCAGAGTCACAG GACAGCAGTTTTAGTTGGGATGACTTTCAGCTGAAAAACAACAGTGAGTTGTTGAATAATCTGGGTAATTTCATCAACCGAGGCCTGATGTTCCTCAGTAACAACTTTGGTGGGACAGTTCAGGAGATGGTTTTGACCGAGGAGGATCAACAACTTCTGGCACTGGTTAATTCTGAGCTGAGCACCTACGTAGAGAACATGGAGCAGGCCAG GTTAAGAGATTCCATCCGTAACATCCTGTCAATTTCTCGCTATGGCAACCAGCACATGCAGTACAACAAGCCATGGATCCTGGTCAAGGGGAGCAGTGAAGAGAA GTCTCGGGCAGGCACAGTGGTCAGTCTGGCATCTAACATCAGTGCCCTTCTGTCAGTGCTGCTTCGTCCTTACATGCCATCTGTGTCTGTGACAATACAAGAACAACTTCAACTCCCAGATGAAGCTGTCATCATTTGTGATCAGTTTGTCTGTCAGTTACCACCAGGTCACAAGATTGGCAAG CCCAGCCCACTGTTCCAGAAGATAGAAACAGCGACTATTACTGAACTGAAGAAAAGATTTGCTGGAAAGCCAGAAGTCAAAAATCAGCAG GCTGCCCCTACCCCAGTGCCTAGTCAAGCAGTGAATGGGCCTGTCAATCCAGCTGAGGTGGAGCGATTAACCGAGGAGGTCATAAAACAG GGAAATATTGTACGGGAGCTAAAAGCACAAAAGAAAGACAAGGCGGAGATTGACACAGCTGTGTCAGGGTTGTTGCAGTTGAAGAAGCAGCTAGCCCTGGCCCAAGGACAGGACCCACTAGAGCTGGCTGCCGGGGCTGGCAAGAAACGCAGCAAAGGGAAAAAGAAATAA
- the LOC135461560 gene encoding methionine--tRNA ligase, cytoplasmic-like isoform X1: MKVFSDAGNFQTLKLEIALLKTDLEIAKEEVAHEAKVVPYLTRNKLPVLQLTTGDYLFVVNSAVKFILSNCGKVAEVCSVDEWMEWESSQLQPVLFPYLVSAIGHGKPDESLKTSLGQLIKKLDQQLHGKQFVVEGEITGADIVIWSSLYPALCPKGAFAGWESEFKSVKQWFDRLLQLPAFSTAVETVTKGKGVSAFKTSLLSQPVPLSLKSANSGLSAGVKAMSVVSTSHTGESQSIFGTKEATEAEVEAAIKTWEQGKKTCPKPLKIQHPILPQEGKRNILITSALPYVNNVPHLGNIIGCVLSADVFSRYCKLRNYNSLYICGTDEYGTATETKAMEEGITPQEICDKYNKLHKEIYEWFNIGFDYFGRTSTNQQTEIAQDIFWKLYNRQLIIKDSIEQLFCNICERFLADRFVEGTCPLCGYEDARGDQCDKCGKLINAVELKTPRCKMCSASPSVKSTQHLFLDLPKIEPELSRHLNRVFTSGTWTSNSKTITNSWIRDGLKPRCISRDLKWGTPVPLEGYTDKVFYVWFDAPIGYISITANYTDQWKKWWKNPNKVEMYNFLGKDNVPFHSVIFPCTLLGADDNYTVVSHMVATEYLNYEDGKFSKSRGVGVFGNHAKETGIPADVFRFYLLYVRPESQDSSFSWDDFQLKNNSELLNNLGNFINRGLMFLSNNFGGTVQEMVLTEEDQQLLALVNSELSTYVENMEQARLRDSIRNILSISRYGNQHMQYNKPWILVKGSSEEKSRAGTVVSLASNISALLSVLLRPYMPSVSVTIQEQLQLPDEAVIICDQFVCQLPPGHKIGKPSPLFQKIETATITELKKRFAGKPEVKNQQAAPTPVPSQAVNGPVNPAEVERLTEEVIKQGNIVRELKAQKKDKAEIDTAVSGLLQLKKQLALAQGQDPLELAAGAGKKRSKGKKK, encoded by the exons GTTTATTCTATCAAACTGTGGAAAGGTAGCTGAAGTGTGCTCAGTAGATGAATGGATGGAATGGGAATCCTCACAACTGCAG CCAGTATTATTTCCCTACCTTGTGAGTGCCATAGGACATGGTAAACCAGATGAGAGTCTGAAGACATCTTTAGGTCAGCTAATAAAGAAGCTTGACCAGCAACTTCATGGAAAACAATTTGTTGTTGAG ggggagataactggtGCTGATATAGTCATTTGGAGTTCACTGTACCCAGCTCTCTGCCCTAAGGGAGCTTTTGCAG GCTGGGagagtgagttcaagtcagtgAAACAGTGGTTTGACAGGCTCCTTCAGTTACCTGCATTTTCAACTGCAGTTGAAACAGTAACGAAAGGAAAAGGTGTTTCTGCATTCAAG ACATCACTTTTGTCCCAGCCTGTGCCCCTGAGCTTGAAATCTGCAAATTCTGGGTTGTCAGCAGGTGTTAAAGCCATGTCAGTGGTGTCAACATCCCACACTGGAGAATCACAG TCAATATTTGGGACCAAAGAAGCAACAGAAGCTGAAGTAGAGGCAGCCATCAAGACCTGGGAACAAGGGAAGAAAACTTGCCCAAAACCTCTGAAAATTCAACACCCAAT cTTACCTCAGGAAGGGAAGAGAAACATTTTGATCACAAGTGCTCTCCCTTATGTGAACAACGTTCCTCACCTTGGTAATATCATTGGTTGTGTTCTCAGTGCTGATGTTTTCTCCAG ATACTGTAAATTACGGAACTACAACTCACTGTATATCTGTGGAACAGATGAGTACGGAACAGCCACAGAGACAAAGGCCATGGAAGAGGGGATAACTCCGCAAGAAATCTGTGACAAATATAATAAGCTTCATAAGGAGATTTACGAGTGGTTCAACATTGGCTTTGATTATTTTGGCAGAACATCAACAAATCAGCAAACAGA gatTGCTCAGGATATATTCTGGAAGTTGTACAATAGACAACTGATTATAAAGGACAGCATTGAGCAGCTCTTCTGTAATATATGTGAAAG GTTTTTGGCTGACCGTTTTGTGGAAGGAACTTGCCCTTTATGTGGTTATGAAGATGCCAGGGGTGACCAGTGTGATAAATGTGGTAAACTGATCAATGCTGTGGAACTTAAGACACCCAGATGTAAGATGTGCAGCGCAAGTCCTTCAGTAAAATCTACACAGCATCTCTTCCTGGATTTGCCTAAG ATTGAGCCAGAATTGAGCAGACATCTTAATCGTGTATTCACATCTGGTACTTGGacttctaattccaagacaataACGAACTCTTGGATACGAGATGGTCTAAAGCCGCGGTGTATCAGTCGTGACCTCAAGTGGGGCACACCTGTGCCGCTGGAGGGATACACTGACAAG GTATTCTATGTGTGGTTTGATGCTCCTATTGGGTATATTTCCATCACAGCAAATTACACTGACCAGTGGAAAAAATGGTGGAAAAATCCAAACAAG GTAGAGATGTATAACTTCCTCGGGAAGGACAATGTGCCATTCCACAGTGTGATTTTCCCTTGTACCCTGCTAGGAGCGGACGATAACTACACAGTTGTCAGTCACATGGTTGCTACAG AGTATTTGAATTACGAGGATGGGAAATTCTCCAAGAGCAGAGGTGTGGGTGTGTTTGGGAATCATGCCAAAGAGACGGGAATACCTGCTGATGTCTTCAGGTTTTACCTGTTGTATGTACGCCCAGAGTCACAG GACAGCAGTTTTAGTTGGGATGACTTTCAGCTGAAAAACAACAGTGAGTTGTTGAATAATCTGGGTAATTTCATCAACCGAGGCCTGATGTTCCTCAGTAACAACTTTGGTGGGACAGTTCAGGAGATGGTTTTGACCGAGGAGGATCAACAACTTCTGGCACTGGTTAATTCTGAGCTGAGCACCTACGTAGAGAACATGGAGCAGGCCAG GTTAAGAGATTCCATCCGTAACATCCTGTCAATTTCTCGCTATGGCAACCAGCACATGCAGTACAACAAGCCATGGATCCTGGTCAAGGGGAGCAGTGAAGAGAA GTCTCGGGCAGGCACAGTGGTCAGTCTGGCATCTAACATCAGTGCCCTTCTGTCAGTGCTGCTTCGTCCTTACATGCCATCTGTGTCTGTGACAATACAAGAACAACTTCAACTCCCAGATGAAGCTGTCATCATTTGTGATCAGTTTGTCTGTCAGTTACCACCAGGTCACAAGATTGGCAAG CCCAGCCCACTGTTCCAGAAGATAGAAACAGCGACTATTACTGAACTGAAGAAAAGATTTGCTGGAAAGCCAGAAGTCAAAAATCAGCAG GCTGCCCCTACCCCAGTGCCTAGTCAAGCAGTGAATGGGCCTGTCAATCCAGCTGAGGTGGAGCGATTAACCGAGGAGGTCATAAAACAG GGAAATATTGTACGGGAGCTAAAAGCACAAAAGAAAGACAAGGCGGAGATTGACACAGCTGTGTCAGGGTTGTTGCAGTTGAAGAAGCAGCTAGCCCTGGCCCAAGGACAGGACCCACTAGAGCTGGCTGCCGGGGCTGGCAAGAAACGCAGCAAAGGGAAAAAGAAATAA
- the LOC135461581 gene encoding general transcription factor IIE subunit 2-like — MDPELLKDRNAFIQRALSRPVVERKPEKRKNKDRDDRPEKKKSKLPPPKPASDRVDYKSMQGSSQYKFSILAKIVKYLKKRHQAGDYHPLTIDEILDETNQLDIGARQKHWLSTEALLNNPKVEVTDGFKFAFKPKYNRVRDKVSLLKLLRTHDLKGLGGILLEDIEEALPRCDSVVKALGSKITFITRPIDKKKIIFYNDADCQFTVDDEFKKLWRSVTVEGVDDGKIDDYLEKQGIKSMQDIGLKTAPVQKRRKANRKKRNNNFKKHNEHLQDILQDYSEK; from the coding sequence ATGGATCCTGAGTTGTTAAAGGACCGCAATGCCTTCATTCAGAGAGCTCTTTCTCGCCCAGTCGTAGAAAGAAAGCCCGAGAAGAGGAAGAACAAAGATCGAGATGACAGGCcagagaaaaagaaatcaaaacttCCTCCACCAAAGCCAGCTAGCGACCGAGTTGACTATAAATCAATGCAGGGTAGCTCCCAGTACAAGTTCAGCATATTGGCAAAGatagtgaaatatttgaaaaagcGTCACCAAGCTGGTGATTATCATCCATTGACTATTGATGAAATCCTGGATGAAACCAACCAGCTGGACATCGGTGCGCGTCAAAAACACTGGCTCTCCACAGAGGCTCTTCTCAATAACCCCAAGGTGGAGGTCACAGATGGATTTAAATTTGCTTTTAAACCCAAATATAATCGAGTCCGGGACAAGGTCAGTTTGTTGAAGCTTTTACGAACACATGATTTGAAGGGACTTGGTGGAATATTGCTTGAGGACATCGAAGAGGCCCTTCCTCGTTGTGATAGTGTTGTGAAGGCTTTAGGGAGCAAAATAACATTCATAACACGTCCCAttgacaaaaagaaaattatattcTATAATGACGCAGACTGTCAGTTCACAGTGGACGATGAGTTTAAGAAGCTGTGGAGAAGTGTAACAGTTGAAGGCGTTGATGATGGGAAAATAGATGACTATCTGGAGAAGCAAGGGATCAAATCCATGCAGGACATTGGCCTGAAAACTGCTCCCGTACAGAAAAGAAGGAAAGCTAATCGGAAAAAGCGGAACAACAATTTCAAAAAGCACAATGAGCATTTACAGGACATTCTACAAGATTATTCAGAAAAATAA